In the Neospora caninum Liverpool complete genome, chromosome Ia genome, one interval contains:
- a CDS encoding eukaryotic translation initiation factor 3 subunit C, related yields MQSKFWAAGSDDSEESGFSSSDSEGEQEQVQLGETTRRPVVASRWAAAETSSSDDEGGRVVKSLKDRRWTAMRETIRQMKNHMKIADFSELYKDYEGLVRCLQKSQQIVEHEGLPSFFVRIIVELEQFLEEKHRDKEAFKKLSKAKATAFNTLRAKVRKTNEQWQEKVDACKADPSQFASSESDDDDGFDSDDSSDLSDISESSESEDSEDEKPKRKAKDDDSEDSDEGSEWSDSEASSLSSGEETDKHKAAMAKWGLRSDGEKSRKQKEKKKTKRVSSKTKDDGVSTPRGEGAAAEFSIKDMECLFDTSDLNADVIRKRVQMVVEKRGRRGVDRLEQTRILKRLAELAALVGPQSELEVLGHLISAEFDTTSGVFACLSSAIWLDVYHQLECVLGHLEEGVRKARESGKTEQASLYVLVPTILASTDAVDAALAAPDAQAVSSGILTSFVERLDDELMKSLQFTDVHSEEYKERLGQSVDMMAVLCRAWVHLTDCQSKPQAATLALRINEHMHYKHDTIAASMWDLVRKRVPADVAEHLPDENTKPSDFVEKLTNIVFESESSRERTRALLHLAYSRALHDDFYKARDLLHTPNMQELALQTDTQTQILYNRDLVQLGLCAFRNGRINEAHACLSEVCPKHKELLAQGLSNLKNVECTPEQERAEKRRLLPYHMHISMELIEGAHNICAMLIEVPHMAHDPYEHRKRPISKHFRRMLETYDKQAFLGPPENARETVMAATKALQRGDWKECCRFIFSLGIWEKLMNATEIQEMLKKKVKQEAMRTYIFTYLTLYDSFSISQLCGMFELPESTVHSIVSKMMINEEIHASWDESSQFILISRVERTRLQQLATTLAENVNNAVEQNELTLNMKNPKFALSHDRRFQMRGDGQGDRFGWGGREREGDGGPGGPGGRRFGRGGRGGFGPGRGAGRGGRGRGRGGLRAGAGRGWMGDRGEGGNWGAGGGDRWSARQKY; encoded by the exons ATGCAGTCGAAATTCTGGGCGGCAGGCAGCGACGACTCTGAGGAGTCCGGGTTCTCCTCGTCCGACTCcgagggagaacaggaaCAAGTTCAACTTGGCGAG aCGACCCGCCGCCCCGTCGTGGCCTCGCGATGGGCtgcagcggagacgagcagcAGCGATGACGAAGGCGGGCGCGTGGTGAAGTCTCTGAAGGATAGACGCTGGACTGCCATGCGAGAGACAATTCGCCAAATGAAAAACCACATGAAAATCGCGGATTTCTCGGAACTCTACAAAG aCTACGAAGGCCTGGTTCGCTGCTTGCAGAAGTCTCAGCAGATTGTCGAGCATGAGGGTTTGCCGAGTTTCTTCGTGCGCATCATCGTCGAGCTGGAACAGTTCCTCGAGGAGAAACACCGCGACAAGGAAGCCTTCAAAAAGCTCTCGAAGGCAAAAGCCACCGCCTTCAACACCTTGCGTGCGAAAGTCCGAAAGACCAACGAGCAGTGGCAAGAAAAagtcgacgcatgcaaagcgGACCCTTCCCAATTCGCGTCCAGCGAGAGCGATGATGACGACGGCTTCGAT TCGGATGACAGCAGCGACTTGTCGGATATCTCAGAGTCGTCtgagagcgaagacagcgaagatgagaagccgaagaggaaggcgaaggacgacGATTCGGAGGATTCAGACGAGGGCAGTGAGTGGTCGGATTCGGAGGCCTCGTCGTTGTCTtcgggcgaggagacggacaAGCACAAGGCGGCGATGGCGAAGTGGGGTTTGCGTTCGGATGGCGAGAAGTCTcggaagcagaaggagaagaagaagacgaagcgcgTCTCTTCAAAGACGAAGGACGATGGCGTCTCGACACCtcggggcgaaggcgctgccGCCGAGTTCTCGATCAAGGACATGGAATGTCTGTTTGACACGAGTGACCTGAACGCCGACGTGATTCGCAAGCGAGTCCAGATGGTGGTTGAGAAACGCGGCCGCCGCGGAGTCGACCGCCTCGAGCAAACGAGGATCCTGAAGCGCCTCGCGGAGCTCGCGGCTCTCGTGGGGCCCCAGAGCGAGTTGGAGGTTTTGGGTCACCTGATTAGCGCGGAATTCGACACGACCAGCGGCGTGTTTGCATGCTTGAGCAGCGCCATCTGGTTGGATGTTTACCACCAACTCGAGTGCGTCCTCGGCCACCTGGAAGAAGgcgtgaggaaggcgcgagaaagcgggaaGACCGAGCAGGCGTCGCTCTACGTCCTGGTCCCCACAATCTTGGCCTCCACAGACGCCGTCGATGCCGCCCTCGCGGCGCCAGACGCCCAGGCGGTCTCTTCAGGCATTCTCACGAGCTTCGTCGAGCGACTCGACGATGAACTGATGAAGAGTCTCCAGTTCACCGACGTCCATTCGGAGGAATACAAGGAACGACTCGGCCAGAGCGTCGACATGATGGCCGTCCTCTGCCGCGCTTGGGTCCACCTCACGGACTGCCAGTCCAAGCCGCAGGCGGCGACTCTCGCACTCCGCATTAACGAACACATGCACTACAA GCATGACACGATTGCAGCAAGCATGTGGGACCTCGTCCGCAAGCGCGTGCCCGCTGACGTGGCGGAGCACCTTCCCGACGAAAACACCAAACCGTCCGATTTCGTCGAGAAACTGACAAACATCGTCTTCGAATCGG agagTTCGCGCGAACGCACGCGCGCGTTATTGCATCTGGCGTACAGCCGAGCCCTTCACGACGACTTCTACAAGGCGCGCGACTTGCTCCACACGCCCAACATGCAAGAGCTGGCTCTCCAAACGGACACGCAGACTCAGATTCTGTACAACCGTGACCTGGTCCAGTTGGGGTTGTGCGCCTTCCGTAACGGGCGCATCAacgaggcgcatgcgtgccTGTCCGAAGTTTGCCCGAAGCACAAGGAGTTGCTGGCTCAGGGACTCTCAAACCTGAAGAACGTCGAGTGCACGCCTGAGCAGGAGCGcgccgagaagcgccgcctGTTGCCCTACCACATGCACATAAGCATGGAGCTCATAGAAGGCGCCCACAACAT CTGCGCGATGTTGATTGAAGTTCCCCACATGGCGCACGATCCGTACGAACACCGGAAGCGCCCGATCAGCAAGCACTTCCGCCGCATGCTGGAGACCTACGACAAGCAAGCGTTTCTGGGCCCGCCGGAGAATGCGCGCGAAACTGTGATGGCGGCGACGAAAGCTCTTCAGAGAGGCGACTGGAAGGAGTGTTGCCGGTTCATCTTCAGTCTCGGCATTTGGGAGAAGTTGATGAACGCCACGGAAATCCAGGAAatgctgaagaagaaagtgaagcAGGAGGCCATGCGCACCTACATCTTTACA TATCTGACGCTCTACGactccttctccatctcgcAGTTGTGCGGCATGTTCGAGCTCCCGGAGAGTACCGTCCACTCCATTGTTAGCAAG ATGATGATCAACGAGGAAATCCACGCGAGTTGGGATGAGAGCAGCCAGTTCATTCTCATTAGCCGCGTGGAGcgcacgcgtctccagcAACTCGCCACGACGCTGGCAGAGAACGTGAACAACGCTGTGGAGCAGAATGAATTGACCTTGAACATGAAGAATCCAAA GTTCGCCCTTTCTCACGACCGTCGCTTCCAGATGCGGGGCGACGGCCAAGGCGACAGGTTCGGGTGGGGCGGCCGCGAGCGCGAAGGGGACGGCGGCCCAGGAGGCCCTGGGGGCCGGCGCTTCGGGCGCGGGGGGCGCGGGGGCTTCGGGCCCGGTCGGGGTGCAGGCCGCGGAGGTCGGGGACGGGGTCGCGGAGGTCttcgcgcaggcgccggcCGAGGCTGGATGGGCGAtcgcggcgagggcgggaaCTGGGGCGCCGGCGGGGGCGACAGGTGGAGCGCGCGACAAAAGTATTGA
- a CDS encoding putative PH domain-containing protein, with product MGETDSDEEAEGEVLEFCGESFDSRDDLLMGDESEELLDGEPSVRAVEDEDSSPETAATETVLSPEDALFEGGVHPRRRTASDDSVAALQEFTFLYQAALRKRGISCCGYLKKRSPNRLVGWQRRWFVLKDKRLLYYRQPEDRTPAGRIDLELVKIKIQCLWNPRQFHGGLLCRSGSMLEPLTPGYSAATGWMELLCCGSGPKGSQLLVAANDLQEEVRFRLKPVGCTRVFELAGPYVEVVNWIDKLRQVVKSCHVSRHYVRRVAQQRGFWKVERISPDKFEEIVDTGDIILFRTKKFPAQLQRAVTRGHYDHVGMMLRNQDKDIFILESMGDTGVIITSWKTFVKAKWYTAYRKVVLRRLRWSRQPESLSRLLAFLQKVVGRNYELTFSKLFATGVAPDKPDKGYFCSELVAAALKEIGALPEDTKCARYWPHTFAAGSALKLSEGFELDEELLVDFCLRSKARKRHGPKKLEGRTVPLPKPPLQEELTDTDRVPLPPDTGRLNSFLGCASAVGETEAPLEETPSRVNEAELHIGEEMQVV from the exons ATGGGAGAGACtgacagcgacgaggaagcagaaggcgaagtcCTTGAGTTCTGTGGCGAGAGCTTCGACTCACGAGACGACCTGCTCATG GGTGACGAATCTGAAGAGCTGTTGGACGGAGAGCCCAGTGTGCGTGCCGTCGAAGACGAGGATAGCAGTCCAGAGACGGCTGCGACCGAGACAGTCT TATCCCCGGAAGATGCACTGTTCGAAGGTGGGGTGCATCCGCGGAGAAGAACTGCATCCGACGACTCGGTCGCTGCGTTGCAAGAGTTCACTTTCCTCTACCAGGCTGCTCTCAGG AAAAGAGGGATTTCGTGTTGCGGCTATCTGAAGAAACGGAGCCCCAACCGGCTGGTGGGATGGCAGCGCCGCTGGTTCGTCCTGAAAGACAAGAGGTTGCTTTACTATCGACAGCCGGAAGACCGCACCCCCGCCGGGCGTATCGATCTGGAGCTCGTCAAAATCAAAATCCAG TGTCTCTGGAACCCCCGACAGTTCCACGGCGGTCTCCTGTGCCGGAGCGGCAGCATGCTGGAACCTCTGACGCCGGGGTACTCTGCTGCAA CCGGATGGATGGAGTTGCTTTGCTGCGGAAGTGGCCCGAAGGGCTCTCAGCTCCTGGTAGCCGCAAACGACTTACAGGAGGAAGTGCGATTTCGACTGAAGCCTGTTGGGTGCACGCGCGTGTTCGAACTCGCT GGTCCGTACGTGGAAGTCGTGAATTGGATCGACAAGCTGAGGCAAGTGGTGAAGAGCTGCCACGTGTCGCGACACTATGTTCGCCGGGTGGCGCAGCAGCGGGGCTTCTGGAAGGTGGAGAGGATTTCTCCGGATAAGTTCGAGGAAATCGTCGATACAGGGGACATCATTTTGTTCAG AACCAAAAAGTTCCCCGCGCAGCTCCAGCGTGCAGTCACGCGCGGGCACTACGATCACGTCGGCATGATGCTCAGGAATCAAGACAAGGATATCTTCATCCTCGAAAGCATGGGGGATACC GGAGTGATTATTACTTCGTGGAAGACTTTTGTCAAGGCCAAGTGGTACACAGCCTATCGCAA AGTggtcctgcgtcgcctccggtGGTCCAGACAGCCAGAGAGCTTGTCTCgactcctcgcctttcttcagAAGGTTGTTGGCAGAAACTACGAACTCACGTTTTCGAAATTGTTCGCAACTGGCGTTGCACCTG ACAAACCAGACAAAGGTTATTTTTGCTCGGAGCTCGTCGCGGCGGCTCTCAAG gagaTTGGTGCACTGCCGGAGGACACTAAATGCGCACGCTACTGGCCAC ACACTTTCGCGGCAGGCAGCGCGCTGAAGTTGAGTGAAGGCTTCGAGTTAGATGAAGAACTTTTGGTCGACTTTTGTCTCCGGTCGAAGGCACGGAAACGCCATGGCCCGAAGAAACTGGAGGGGCGTACAGTCCCTCTTCCAAAACCTCCGTTGCAGGAGGAGCTGACTGACACTGACCGCGTGCCTTTGCCGCCCGACACTGGCAGACTGAACTCGTTCTTGGGCTGTGCGAGTGCTGtgggggaaacggaggcgcCGCTTGAAGAGACGCCGTCGCGCGTGAATGAGGCGGAACTGCACATAGGGGAGGAAATGCAAGTGGtttga
- a CDS encoding putative ribonucleoside-diphosphate reductase, large subunit, with translation MEIPAPSTPSSLTRAAGLVSAPTMPLKAALSNSFSEATSPTKKTTSGSTGASPVHGSGRGMYVVNRRGEEEPVSFDQILKRIEKLSFGLHPLVDPARVAQAVINGMYAGIRTSELDDLAAQTSAYMAASHPDFSKLAARIAIDNLHKNTTDNFLTVIEQLHGYVDKLGREAKLVSTEVYEFVKANEKALNEALNYSRDFEYDYFGFKTLERSYLLKIHDRIVERPQHMLMRVACGIHCGNVERAVETYELMSQKFFTHATPTLFNAGTPRPQMSSCFLLTMQEDSIDGIFSTLKQCALISKTAGGLGLAVTDIRATNSYIRGTNGYSNGLLPMLRVFNDAARYVDQGGGKRKGSLAIYLEPWHFDVFDFLDIKKNHGKEERRARDLFCALWIPDLFMERVNDNAGWTLMCPNECPGLTEVWGEEFKELYERYEREGRGRKTIPAQHLWFAILQAQIETGTPYMLYKDACNRKSNQKNLGTIKCSNLCTEVVEYTSKDEVAVCNLASVSLPKFVDRETRTFDYEHLKKIVKVMTRNLNRVIDRNYYPVPEAKNSNLRHRPVGLGVQGLADAFMLLRYPFDSPEARLLNRNIFECIYYAALEASCELAAEEGPYATYEGSPMSQGILQFDMWGVTPSSGLCDWSALREKIKKHGVRNSLLVSPMPTASTSQILGNNEAFEPYTSNIYYRRVLSGEFFVVNPHLLRDLLERDLWSEDVKQQLIAHNGCVLNMDVIPDDLKALYKTVWEIKQRVVLDLAIDRSPYIDQSHSLNIHMVNPTYAKLSTMHFYGWRGGLKTGLYYLRTQAAADAIKFTVDSQLAMSAKAKLSGSTFSGVLTTTTSSAADEETKRQDVGSADPVETARTEASGPVCRWRPKGASPDEPCEMCSG, from the exons ATGGAAATCCCGGCACCTTCgacgccgtcttctctgacGCGAGCCGCGGGCCTCGTCTCAGCTCCCACGATGCCCTTGAAGGCCGCACTGTCAAATTCCTTTTCTGAAGCTACCTCTCCTACCAAGAAAACGACGTCGGGCTCGacaggcgcctctccagtTCACGGAAGCGGCCGCGGGATGTACGTCGTGAACAGACGGGGCGAAGAGgagcctgtctcctttgaCCAGATTCTCAAGAGAATCGAAAAACTCTCTTTTGGTCTCCACCCTCTCGTTGACCCAGCCCGAGTTGCTCAGGCAGTTATCAACGGCATGTACGCCGGCATCAGAACGAGCGAGCTCGATGACCTCGCTGCCCAAACCAGCG CGTACATGGCCGCTTCTCACCCCGACTTCTCCAAGCTCGCCGCCCGCATCGCCATCGACAACTTGCATAAAAATACAACGGACAACTTCCTGACCGTGATTGAACAACTCCACGGCTACGTCG ATAAATTgggacgcgaggcgaagctggTCAGCACCGAGGTGTACGAGTTCGTCAAGGCGAATGAGAAGGCGCTCAACGAGGCCCTCAACTATTCGCGGGATTTCGAGTACGACTACTTCGGATTCAAGACACTGGAACG GTCTTACCTTCTGAAGATCCACGACCGCATTGTCGAACGCCCGCAGCACATGCTCATGAGAGTTGCGTGCGGCATCCACTGCGGAAATGTCGAGAGAGCGGTCGAGACCTACGAGCTGATGAGTCAGAAATTCTTCACGCATGCAACTCCGACCCTCTTCAACGCCGGCACGCCCCGTCCCCAAATGAGCAGCT GCTTCTTGTTGACGATGCAGGAGGACTCGATTGACGGAATTTTCAGCACTTTGAAGCAGTGCGCTCTGATATCCAAGACTGCCGGCGGCCTGGGTTTGGCCGTTACCGACATCCGCGCCACCAACAGTTACATCCGGGGCACGAACGGGTACTCGAACGGGCTCCTGCCGATGCTTCGCGTCTTCAACGACGCGGCGCGCTACGTCGACCAGGGCGGCGGCAAGCGAAAAGGCAGCCTGGCCATCTACTTGGAGCCCTGGCACTTTGACGTCTTCGATTTCCTCGACATCAAAAAGAAccacggaaaggaagagcggCGTGCCCGAGACCTCTTCTGCGCCCTGTGGATCCCCGACCTCTTCATGGAGCGCGTCAATGACAACG cgGGCTGGACGCTGATGTGCCCGAACGAGTGCCCGGGCTTGACGGAAGTTTGGGGGGAGGAGTTCAAGGAGTTGTACGAGCGCTACGAGCGCGAAGGTCGCGGCCGGAAGACGATTCCGGCGCAGCATTTGTGGTTCGCCATCTTGCAAGCGCAGATCGAGACTGGGACGCCGTACATGCTGTACAAGGACGCATGCAACCGAAAGAGCAACCAGAAGAATCTGGGCACGATCAAGTGTAGCAACTTGTGCACGGAAGTCGTCGAGTACACGAGCAAAGACGAAGTTGCCGTGTGCAACCtcgcgtctgtgtcgcttcCCAAGTTCGTGGACCGCGAAACGCGGACCTTCGACTACGAGCACCTGAAGAAAATCGTTAAAGTCATGACGAGGAACTTGAACCGCGTCATCGACCGAAACTACTACCCGGTTCCTGAAGCCAAGAACAGCAACTTGCGTCACCGCCCGGTCGGCTTGGGCGTTCAGGGCCTCGCCGACGCCTTCATGCTCCTTCGCTATCCTTTCGACAGTCCCGAGGCTCGCCTCCTGAACCGAAACATCTTCGAGTGCATCTACTACGCCGCGCTCGAGGCCAGTTGCGAGTTGGCTGCTGAAGAAG GACCCTACGCGACTTACGAGGGATCGCCGATGTCGCAGGGTATTCTCCAGTTCGACATGTGGGGCGTCACTCCATCCAGCGGTCTGTGCGACTGGTCTgcgctgagagagaagattaAGAAGCACGGCGTACGCAActcgctcctcgtctctcctaTGCCGACGGCCAGCACGTCTCAGATTCTGG GCAACAACGAGGCCTTCGAGCCGTACACCTCGAACATCTACTACCGTCGCGTGTTGAGTGGCGAATTCTTCGTGGTGAATCCACACTTGCTGCGCGATCTGTTGGAGCGCGATTTGTGGTCTGAGGACGTGAAGCAACAGCTGATTGCCCACAACGGCTGTGTGCTGAACATGGACGTTATCCCGGATGATTTGAAGGCGCTGTACAAGACGGTCTGGGAGATCAAACAGCGCGTGGTCCTCGACCTCGCCATCGACAGGTCGCCGTACATTGACCAGTCCCACTCCCTCAACATCCACATGGTGAATCCGACGTACGCGAAACTGTCCACGATGCACTTTTACGGATGGCGTGGAGGCCTGAAAACGGGTTTGTACTACCTGCGCACACAGGCTGCTGCGGATGCGATCAAGTTCACGGTCGACTCTCAGCTGGCGATGAGTGCCAAGGCGAAGCTGAGCGGAAGCACTTTCTCAGGCGTCCTCACCACCACTACTAGCTCGgcggcagacgaagagacaaagagacaggacgTTGGCTCAGCGGATCCTGTCGAAACTGCACGCACAGAGGCCTCGGGGCCCGTCTGCAGGTGGAGACCGAAAGGCGCCTCCCCCGACGAGCCCTGTGAAATGTGCTCCGGCTAA